A single genomic interval of Geoalkalibacter sp. harbors:
- a CDS encoding sugar phosphate nucleotidyltransferase translates to MKVVILAGGYGTRISEESHLKPKPMIEIGGRPILWHIMK, encoded by the coding sequence ATGAAAGTCGTTATTCTTGCAGGTGGTTATGGCACGAGAATCAGTGAGGAATCCCACCTCAAGCCAAAACCCATGATCGAGATAGGCGGTCGCCCGATTCTTTGGCATATCATGAAAAT